A DNA window from Purpureocillium takamizusanense chromosome 9, complete sequence contains the following coding sequences:
- a CDS encoding uncharacterized protein (COG:S~BUSCO:EOG09264O3B~EggNog:ENOG503P312) — protein MAPSALDNANPTILSASQLPTRQKKAAPRKGPDTKFDDALSRPPYLSRPFCDVDVPWPCGEVGDDGFADEAIDEQEIYDLISDISDPEHPVSLGLLSVVNLPDIHITPSPALGVPDSNTIVNVSVELTPTVTHCSLATVLGLGVRVRLEQVLPPNYRVDVRCKENSHTQDDQVNKQLADKERVAAALENDTLKGVLDKMLETCV, from the exons ATGGCGCCCTCCGCACTCGACAACGCGAATCCCACGATTCTCAGCGCTTCGCAGCTGCCTACGCGccagaagaaggcggcccCTCGCAAGGGACCTGACACCAAGTTTGACGATGCGCTGTCTCGCCCGCCATACTTGTCGCGCCCGTTctgcgacgtcgacgtgccgTGGCCCTGTGGCGAAGTTGGAGACGACggcttcgccgacgaggcgataGACGAGCAGGAAATCTATG ATTTGATATCCGACATATCGGACCCCGAACACCCTGTTTCACTCGGGCTGCTGTCCGTCGTCAACCTCCCGGATATCCATATAACCCCTTCACCGGCTCTCGGCGTGCCCGACTCCAACACCATAGTAAACGTGTCTGTAGAGCTGACGCCTACCGTCACACATTGCTCTCTCGCCACCGTCCTTGGTCTGGGTGTCAGAGTCAGACTGGAGCAGGTGCTGCCACCCAACTACCGCGTGGATGTCCGCTGCAAGGAAAACAGCCACACCCAGGACGATCAGGTCAACAAGCAGCTGGCTGACAAGGAGCGCGTTGCTGCAGCGCTCGAGAACGACACACTCAAGGGAGTCCTGGACAAGATGCTCGAGACATGCGTCTAG
- a CDS encoding uncharacterized protein (COG:J~EggNog:ENOG503NVZK), translating to MDDLYDEFGNFIGEEAASEEASEAGVDAGDYVYDSEPEQATGVGEELMEVDDGPSNAVILHEDKQYYPTAEQVYGEDVDTRVEEVDAQPLTEPIIAPVEVKKFNIEEADLPPVFFDRTFMTDLMNFPEQTRNVVLAGHLHHGKTAFMDMLVMETHDIAERLDKRSGRKRDEKLRYTDTHLLERERGISIKAAPMSLVLQSTKGKSHLVNIIDTPGHVNFVDEVAAAIRLADGVCLVVDVVEGVQVNTEQIIKHAVLEDIPITLIINKMDRLILELKLPPRDAYFKLKHVVEEVNTIITNTAPTTASLKRISPERGNVLFACTDFGWCFTIQSFAKMYAAQYGGLNADDLAKRLWGDVFFNPRKRNFTRKPVEDGASRSFLHFILEPIYKLFTHSISDSPAQLKTVLAKLGIQLKPSQYKADARVILKLVCEQFFGPSNGFVDMIVQHVPSPVEGAQRYLERYYTGPLDSKIAASMSKCDQDGPLVVHVTKLFSTSDAKSFYSFGRVLSGTVRPGMAVRVLGEGYSLDDEEDMVMASVGEVFIGETRYSIPTDGVPSGNLVLLGGVDNSIVKSATIMAPRLEDDEDAHIFRPVTHFTESVLKVAVEPINPSELPKMLDGLRKVQKSYPLINTKVEESGEHIVLGTGELYMDCVLHDLRRLYADMDIKVSDPVTRFCETVVETSATKCYAITPNKKNRITMVAEQLEKGISTDIETGKVNIRDPIRKTAKFFEETHGWDKLAARSIWAFGPEDKGPNILQDDTLPTEIDKKLLGTVRESIRQGFSWATREGPLCEEPIRNTKFKVTDVVLANEAIYRGGGQIIPTSRRACYSSFLMASPRLMEPVYAVSVTGPEDSYMEVYNVLARRRGHVLSDGPVAGTPLYRVNGLLPVIDSFGFETDLRIKTQGSSMVSLVFDSWSIVPGDPLDRDQVIRPLQPASTQATARDFVLKTRRRKGLSEDVSVKTFLEPEFYSSLMESGMLGDM from the exons ATGGATGATCTCTACGACGA GTTCGGCAACTtcatcggcgaggaggccgcgtCCGAGGAGGCGTCCGAGGCAGGCGTTGATGCTGGCGACTATGTCTACGACTCGGAGCCCGAGCAGGCCACCGGAGTCGGAGAGGAGCTTATGGAGGTTGATG ATGGCCCGTCAAACGCCGTCATCCTCCACGAGGACAAGCAGTACTACCCGACCGCTGAGCAGGTATatggcgaggatgtcgacACGCGCGTCGAGGAAGTGGACGCACAGCCCCTGACGGAACCCATCATTGcgcccgtcgaggtcaaGAAGTTCAacatcgaggaggccgacctGCCACCCGTCTTCTTCGACCGTACCTTCATGACCGATTTAATGAACTTTCCCGAGCAAACGCGAAATGTTGTGCTGGCAGGACATCTACACCACGGAAAGACGGCATTCATGGACATGTTGGTCATGGAGACGCACGACATCGCCGAGAGACTGGACAAGAGGTCCGGGAGGAAGCGCGACGAAAAGCTCCGGTACACCGACACGCACctgctcgagcgcgagcgggGCATCTCGATCAAGGCGGCGCCCATGAGTCTTGTCTTGCAGAGCACCAAGGGCAAGTCACATCTCGTCAACATCATCGACACGCCGGGCCATGTCAATTTTGTCGACGAAGTGGCCGCCGCGATTCGCCTGGCCGATGGTGTGTGCctggtcgtcgacgtcgttgaGGGCGTGCAGGTCAACACGGAGCAAATCATCAAgcacgccgtcctcgaggacattCCCATAaccctcatcatcaacaagatGGACCGACTCATTCTGGAACTGAAGCTCCCACCCAGAGACGCCTACTTTAAGCTCAAGCATGTTGTCGAAGAGGTCAACACCATCATCACAAATACAGCTCCCACCACGGCGTCCTTGAAGCGGATCAGCCCGGAAAGGGGCAACGTGCTCTTCGCGTGTACCGATTTTGGCTGGTGCTTCACCATTCAGTCCTTTGCCAAGATGTACGCTGCGCAATACGGTGGCCTGAACGCAGATGACCTCGCGAAGCGGCTGTGGGGAGACGTCTTCTTCAACCCTAGGAAACGCAACTTCACCCGGAAGCCCGTAGAGGACGGCGCTTCCAGATCGTTCCTCCACTTCATCCTGGAACCCATCTACAAGCTGTTCACGCACTCCATCAGCGACAGTCCCGCACAGCTGAAAACCGTGCTGGCAAAGCTAGGCATTCAGCTGAAGCCATCACAGTACAAGGCCGACGCCAGGGTCATCCTCAAACTGGTGTGCGAGCAGTTTTTCGGCCCGTCtaacggcttcgtcgacatGATTGTGCAGCACGTTCCGTCGCCCGTCGAAGGCGCACAGCGATACCTAGAGAGATACTACACAGGGCCGCTCGACTCCAAGATTGCGGCGTCGATGTCTAAATGCGACCAGGATGGGCCTTTGGTTGTGCACGTTACAAAGCTGTTCAGCACATCTGACGCCAAGAGCTTCTACTCCTTTGGCCGCGTACTGAGCGGCACGGTACGGCCTGGGATGGCTGTACGCGTCTTGGGCGAAGGGTactcgctcgacgacgaggaagataTGGTCATGGCGTCGGTGGGCGAGGTATTCATTGGCGAAACGCGATATAGCATCCCAACTGATGGCGTCCCCTCCGGCAACCTGGTCCTTCTCGGCGGTGTCGACAACTCGATAGTCAAGTCTGCCACGATCATGGCTCCGAGAttggaagacgacgaagacgcccaCATCTTCCGCCCCGTCACCCACTTCACCGAATCCGTCCTcaaggtcgccgtcgagcccatCAATCCGTCAGAACTGCCCAAGATGCTGGACGGTCTCCGCAAAGTCCAAAAATCGTACCCTCTCATCAACACGAAGGTGGAGGAGTCGGGTGAGCACATTGTGCTCGGCACCGGCGAACTGTACATGGACTGTGTCCTGCACGACTTGCGACGGCTGTACGCAGACATGGACATCAAAGTCTCGGATCCCGTCACACGCTTCTGCGAGACGGTTGTGGAGACATCAGCGACCAAGTGCTATGCTATCACACCAAACAAGAAGAACAGAATCACCATGGTCGCGGAACAGTTAGAGAAGGGCATCTCGACGGACATTGAGACGGGCAAAGTCAACATTCGTGATCCCATCCGCAAGACAGCCAAGTTTTTCGAGGAGACACACGGCTGGGACAAGCTGGCAGCGCGCAGCATCTGGGCGTTTGGCCCCGAGGACAAGGGACCCAACATATTGCAGGATGACACGCTCCCGACGGAG ATCGACAAGAAGCTGCTAGGAACCGTACGGGAATCGATCCGGCAGGGGTTCAGCTGGGCCACCCGTGAGGGACCCCTGTGTGAAGAAC CCATCCGAAACACCAAGTTTAAGGTTACGGACGTGGTGCTGGCCAACGAAGCCATTTATCGCGGCGGTGGTCAAATCATCCCCACTTCTAGACGGGCCTGCTACTCGTCCTTCCTCATGGCATCTCCGCGGCTCATGGAACCTGTCTATGCGGTGTCAGTCACCGGGCCGGAAGATTCATACATGGAGGTCTACAACGtgctggcccggcggcggggccatGTGCTATCCgacggccccgtcgccgggACGCCCCTTTATCGCGTCAACGGCCTACTGCCGGTGATCGATAGCTTCGGTTTCGAAACAGATCTGCGGATCAAGACGCAGGGGAGCTCCATGGTCAGCCTTGTGTTCGACAGCTGGAGCATCGTGCCTGGCGACCCGCTCGACCGAGATCAGGTCATccggccgctgcagccggcgtcgacgcaggcgacggcgagagaCTTTGTGCTgaagacgaggcggcgcaaGGGCTTGAGCGAGGACGTGAGCGTCAAGACGTTCCTGGAGCCCGAGTTCTACAGCAGCCTCATGGAGAGCGGCATGTTGGGCGATATGTAA
- the ERG10 gene encoding Acetyl-CoA C-acetyltransferase (EggNog:ENOG503NV1W~COG:I), with amino-acid sequence MAGLPPVYIVSAARTPVGSFLGSLSSLSATQLGSSAIKGAVERAGIKPEDVEEVFFGNVLSANLGQGPARQAAIGAGLPQSTICTTVNKVCASSLKAIILGAQNIMLGTSSVVVAAGAESMSNTPHYLPNLRTGAKYGDQTLVDGVLKDGLTDAYKKEHMGLQGELCADDHDLSREAQDEYAINSYKKAQAATEAGLFKEIVPVEVSGGRGKPPVKVDRDDEVKNLNVDKLKAMRPAFKPDGSITAPNAAPINDGGAAVVLMSEAKVKELGVKPIAKILGWGDAEREPERFTIAPSLAVPKAIKHAGLTEKDIDFYEINEAFSVVALANIKLLGLDADKVNVYGGSVAIGHPLGCSGARIVTTLTSVLQEKGAKIGCAGICNGGGGASALVIENLQ; translated from the exons ATGGCTGGACTCCCACCCGTTTACATCGTCTCGGCTGCGAGAACCCCCGTCGGATCGTTCCTTGG CTCCCTCTCGAGCCTGAGCGCGACGCAGCTGGGCTCTTCCGCCATCAAGG GTGCTGTTGAGAGGGCAGGCATCAAgcccgaggacgtcgaggaagTCTTCTTTGGTAATGTCCTATCTGCCAA CCTCGGTCAGGGCCCTgcccgccaggccgccaTCGGTGCCGGCCTCCCCCAGTCCACCATCTGCACGACGGTGAACAAGgtctgcgcctcgtcgctcaaggccatcatcctTGGCGCCCAGAACATCATGCTCGGCacctcgtccgtcgtcgtcgccgccggcgccgagtcCATGTCCAACACCCCGCACTACCTGCCCAACCTCCGCACCGGCGCCAAGTACGGCGACCAGaccctcgtcgacggcgtcctcAAGGACGGCCTGACCGACGCCTACAAGAAGGAGCACATGGGCCTCCAGGGCGAGCTGTgcgccgacgaccacgacctGTCGCGCGAGGCCCAGGACGAGTACGCCATCAACTCGTACAAgaaggcccaggccgccaccgaggccggcctctTCAAGGAGATTGTCCCCGTCGaggtcagcggcggccgcggcaagccccccgtcaaggtcgaccgtgacgacgaggtcaagaaCCTCAAcgtcgacaagctcaaggccatgcgCCCCGCCTTCAAGCCCGACGGCTCCATCACGgcccccaacgccgcccccatcaacgacggcggcgccgccgtcgtcctcatgtccgaggccaaggtcaaggagctcggcgtcaagcccatcgccaagatcctcggctggggcgacgccgagcgtgAGCCCGAGCGCTTCACCATCGCGCCGTCCCTGGCCGTCCCCAAGGCCATCAAGCACGCCGGCCTGACCGAAAAGGACATTGATTTCTACGAGATCAACGAGGCcttctccgtcgtcgccctcgccaacatcaagctgctgggcctcgacgccgacaaagtCAACGTCTACggcggctccgtcgccatcggccaCCCCCTGGGCTGCTCTGGCGCccgcatcgtcaccacccTAACCTCGGTCCTCCAGGAGAAGGGCGCCAAGATTGGCTGCGCCGGCATctgcaacggcggcggcggcgcctctgcGCTGGTCATTGAGAACCTGCAATGA